Proteins encoded within one genomic window of Manis pentadactyla isolate mManPen7 chromosome 4, mManPen7.hap1, whole genome shotgun sequence:
- the SPHK1 gene encoding sphingosine kinase 1 isoform X1 gives MLQPRWGPLVRFFSLGFSPAMPKRAASRAWPKDLAGCPPPQGASSDSASAVSFPQDGAAAGNDAAASTAPAPGGEAEPHSRHRDARLRSTDKELKAGAAAAGSAPTSLGTPGQRVPQVEVMDPAGGPPNRLPRPCRVLVLLNPRGGKGKALQLFWSHVQPLLAQADVSFKLTLTERQNHARELVRAEELSRWDALVVMSGDGLMYEVVNGLMERPDWETAIRKPLCSLPAGSGNALAASLNHYAGYEQVTDKDLLTNCTLLLCRRSLAPVNLLSLQMASGQRLFSMLSLAWGFIADVDLDSEKFRRLGEMRFTVGTLLRLAALRVYQGQLAYLPIERVVSKMPTSPALDRQGPVDTYLVPLEEPVPSHWTMVSEQNFVLVLALLHSHLASEMFAAPMGRCAAGTMHLFYVRAGVSRAMLLRLFLAMEKGRHMECNCPYLVYEPVAAFRLQPKDGKGVFAVDGELMVSEAVQGQVHPNYIWMASGCVESPPSQEQQTPPDWKPQQTPLPEEPF, from the exons ATGCTACAGCCGCGATGGGGACCCCTAGTCCGGTTTTTCTCTCTCGGCTTCTCTCCG GCGATGCCCAAGCGCGCGGCTTCCCGCGCGTGGCCCAAGGATCTAGCTGGGTGCCCCCCGCCTCAGGGAGCTTCGTCGGACTCCGCCAGCGCTGTCTCCTTTCCCCAAGATGGGGCAGCCGCAGGGAATGACGCTGCTGCCTCGACAGCCCCGGCTCCGGGCGGGGAGGCCGAGCCCCACAGCCGGCACCGCGACGCCCGCCTGCGCAGCACAGATAAGGAGCTAAAGGCAGGAGCCGCCGCAGCGGGCAGCGCCCCGACATCGCTGGGGACCCCCGGGCAGCGGGTGCCTCAGGTCGAGGTTATGGATCCAG CGGGCGGCCCCCCGAACAGGCTCCCACGGCCCTGCCGCGTGCTGGTGCTGTTGAACCCGCGCGGGGGCAAGGGCAAAGCCCTGCAGCTCTTCTGGAGCCACGTGCAGCCCCTGCTGGCCCAGGCCGATGTCTCCTTCAAACTGACGCTCACTG AGCGGCAAAACCATGCCCGGGAGCTGGTTCGGGCGGAGGAACTGAGTCGCTGGGACGCACTGGTGGTCATGTCCGGAGACGGGCTGATGTACGAG GTGGTGAACGGGTTAATGGAGCGGCCTGACTGGGAGACTGCCATCAGGAAGCCCCTGTGTAGCCTCCCAGCTGGCTCTGGCAATGCGTTGGCAGCTTCTCTGAACCATTATGCCGG CTACGAGCAGGTGACTGATAAAGACCTCTTGACCAACTGCACACTGCTCTTGTGCCGCCGGTCGCTGGCGCCTGTGAACTTGCTGTCATTGCAGATGGCCTCGGGGCAGCGCCTCTTCTCCATGCTCAGCCTGGCATGGGGCTTCATTGCTGATGTAGATCTGGACAGTGAGAAGTTTCGGCGCCTGGGGGAGATGCGCTTTACTGTGGGCACCCTCCTACGCCTGGCAGCCCTGCGCGTCTATCAGGGCCAACTAGCCTACCTCCCCATAGAAAGGGTGGTCTCCAAGATGCCCACCTCACCTGCTCTGGACCGGCAGGGCCCTGTGGACACCTACCTCGTGCCCCTGGAGGAGCCAGTGCCCTCTCACTGGACCATGGTGTCTGAGCAGAACTTTGTGCTGGTGCTGGCTCTGCTGCACTCACACCTGGCTAGTGAGATGTTTGCTGCGCCCATGGGCCGCTGTGCTGCTGGCACGATGCATCTGTTCTACGTGCGGGCAGGTGTGTCCCGGGCCATGCTGCTGCGCCTCTTCCTGGCCATGGAGAAGGGGAGGCACATGGAGTGCAACTGTCCCTACTTGGTGTATGAGCCCGTGGCTGCCTTCCGCCTGCAGCCCAAGGATGGGAAGGGCGTGTTTGCTGTGGACGGGGAGTTGATGGTCAGCGAGGCTGTGCAGGGCCAGGTGCACCCAAACTACATCTGGATGGCCAGTGGCTGTGTGGAGTCCCCACCTTCTCAGGAGCAACAGACTCCACCTGACTGGAAGCCTCAGCAGACGCCACTTCCAGAAGAGCCCTTCTGA
- the SPHK1 gene encoding sphingosine kinase 1 isoform X3 has translation MRGVGLDRRLRDSFSCPDGAAAGNDAAASTAPAPGGEAEPHSRHRDARLRSTDKELKAGAAAAGSAPTSLGTPGQRVPQVEVMDPAGGPPNRLPRPCRVLVLLNPRGGKGKALQLFWSHVQPLLAQADVSFKLTLTERQNHARELVRAEELSRWDALVVMSGDGLMYEVVNGLMERPDWETAIRKPLCSLPAGSGNALAASLNHYAGYEQVTDKDLLTNCTLLLCRRSLAPVNLLSLQMASGQRLFSMLSLAWGFIADVDLDSEKFRRLGEMRFTVGTLLRLAALRVYQGQLAYLPIERVVSKMPTSPALDRQGPVDTYLVPLEEPVPSHWTMVSEQNFVLVLALLHSHLASEMFAAPMGRCAAGTMHLFYVRAGVSRAMLLRLFLAMEKGRHMECNCPYLVYEPVAAFRLQPKDGKGVFAVDGELMVSEAVQGQVHPNYIWMASGCVESPPSQEQQTPPDWKPQQTPLPEEPF, from the exons ATGAGGGGCGTCGGCCTGGATCGCCGGCTGCGGGACAGCTTCTCTTGCCCAG ATGGGGCAGCCGCAGGGAATGACGCTGCTGCCTCGACAGCCCCGGCTCCGGGCGGGGAGGCCGAGCCCCACAGCCGGCACCGCGACGCCCGCCTGCGCAGCACAGATAAGGAGCTAAAGGCAGGAGCCGCCGCAGCGGGCAGCGCCCCGACATCGCTGGGGACCCCCGGGCAGCGGGTGCCTCAGGTCGAGGTTATGGATCCAG CGGGCGGCCCCCCGAACAGGCTCCCACGGCCCTGCCGCGTGCTGGTGCTGTTGAACCCGCGCGGGGGCAAGGGCAAAGCCCTGCAGCTCTTCTGGAGCCACGTGCAGCCCCTGCTGGCCCAGGCCGATGTCTCCTTCAAACTGACGCTCACTG AGCGGCAAAACCATGCCCGGGAGCTGGTTCGGGCGGAGGAACTGAGTCGCTGGGACGCACTGGTGGTCATGTCCGGAGACGGGCTGATGTACGAG GTGGTGAACGGGTTAATGGAGCGGCCTGACTGGGAGACTGCCATCAGGAAGCCCCTGTGTAGCCTCCCAGCTGGCTCTGGCAATGCGTTGGCAGCTTCTCTGAACCATTATGCCGG CTACGAGCAGGTGACTGATAAAGACCTCTTGACCAACTGCACACTGCTCTTGTGCCGCCGGTCGCTGGCGCCTGTGAACTTGCTGTCATTGCAGATGGCCTCGGGGCAGCGCCTCTTCTCCATGCTCAGCCTGGCATGGGGCTTCATTGCTGATGTAGATCTGGACAGTGAGAAGTTTCGGCGCCTGGGGGAGATGCGCTTTACTGTGGGCACCCTCCTACGCCTGGCAGCCCTGCGCGTCTATCAGGGCCAACTAGCCTACCTCCCCATAGAAAGGGTGGTCTCCAAGATGCCCACCTCACCTGCTCTGGACCGGCAGGGCCCTGTGGACACCTACCTCGTGCCCCTGGAGGAGCCAGTGCCCTCTCACTGGACCATGGTGTCTGAGCAGAACTTTGTGCTGGTGCTGGCTCTGCTGCACTCACACCTGGCTAGTGAGATGTTTGCTGCGCCCATGGGCCGCTGTGCTGCTGGCACGATGCATCTGTTCTACGTGCGGGCAGGTGTGTCCCGGGCCATGCTGCTGCGCCTCTTCCTGGCCATGGAGAAGGGGAGGCACATGGAGTGCAACTGTCCCTACTTGGTGTATGAGCCCGTGGCTGCCTTCCGCCTGCAGCCCAAGGATGGGAAGGGCGTGTTTGCTGTGGACGGGGAGTTGATGGTCAGCGAGGCTGTGCAGGGCCAGGTGCACCCAAACTACATCTGGATGGCCAGTGGCTGTGTGGAGTCCCCACCTTCTCAGGAGCAACAGACTCCACCTGACTGGAAGCCTCAGCAGACGCCACTTCCAGAAGAGCCCTTCTGA
- the SPHK1 gene encoding sphingosine kinase 1 isoform X4, protein MRGVGLDRRLRDSFSCPAGGPPNRLPRPCRVLVLLNPRGGKGKALQLFWSHVQPLLAQADVSFKLTLTERQNHARELVRAEELSRWDALVVMSGDGLMYEVVNGLMERPDWETAIRKPLCSLPAGSGNALAASLNHYAGYEQVTDKDLLTNCTLLLCRRSLAPVNLLSLQMASGQRLFSMLSLAWGFIADVDLDSEKFRRLGEMRFTVGTLLRLAALRVYQGQLAYLPIERVVSKMPTSPALDRQGPVDTYLVPLEEPVPSHWTMVSEQNFVLVLALLHSHLASEMFAAPMGRCAAGTMHLFYVRAGVSRAMLLRLFLAMEKGRHMECNCPYLVYEPVAAFRLQPKDGKGVFAVDGELMVSEAVQGQVHPNYIWMASGCVESPPSQEQQTPPDWKPQQTPLPEEPF, encoded by the exons ATGAGGGGCGTCGGCCTGGATCGCCGGCTGCGGGACAGCTTCTCTTGCCCAG CGGGCGGCCCCCCGAACAGGCTCCCACGGCCCTGCCGCGTGCTGGTGCTGTTGAACCCGCGCGGGGGCAAGGGCAAAGCCCTGCAGCTCTTCTGGAGCCACGTGCAGCCCCTGCTGGCCCAGGCCGATGTCTCCTTCAAACTGACGCTCACTG AGCGGCAAAACCATGCCCGGGAGCTGGTTCGGGCGGAGGAACTGAGTCGCTGGGACGCACTGGTGGTCATGTCCGGAGACGGGCTGATGTACGAG GTGGTGAACGGGTTAATGGAGCGGCCTGACTGGGAGACTGCCATCAGGAAGCCCCTGTGTAGCCTCCCAGCTGGCTCTGGCAATGCGTTGGCAGCTTCTCTGAACCATTATGCCGG CTACGAGCAGGTGACTGATAAAGACCTCTTGACCAACTGCACACTGCTCTTGTGCCGCCGGTCGCTGGCGCCTGTGAACTTGCTGTCATTGCAGATGGCCTCGGGGCAGCGCCTCTTCTCCATGCTCAGCCTGGCATGGGGCTTCATTGCTGATGTAGATCTGGACAGTGAGAAGTTTCGGCGCCTGGGGGAGATGCGCTTTACTGTGGGCACCCTCCTACGCCTGGCAGCCCTGCGCGTCTATCAGGGCCAACTAGCCTACCTCCCCATAGAAAGGGTGGTCTCCAAGATGCCCACCTCACCTGCTCTGGACCGGCAGGGCCCTGTGGACACCTACCTCGTGCCCCTGGAGGAGCCAGTGCCCTCTCACTGGACCATGGTGTCTGAGCAGAACTTTGTGCTGGTGCTGGCTCTGCTGCACTCACACCTGGCTAGTGAGATGTTTGCTGCGCCCATGGGCCGCTGTGCTGCTGGCACGATGCATCTGTTCTACGTGCGGGCAGGTGTGTCCCGGGCCATGCTGCTGCGCCTCTTCCTGGCCATGGAGAAGGGGAGGCACATGGAGTGCAACTGTCCCTACTTGGTGTATGAGCCCGTGGCTGCCTTCCGCCTGCAGCCCAAGGATGGGAAGGGCGTGTTTGCTGTGGACGGGGAGTTGATGGTCAGCGAGGCTGTGCAGGGCCAGGTGCACCCAAACTACATCTGGATGGCCAGTGGCTGTGTGGAGTCCCCACCTTCTCAGGAGCAACAGACTCCACCTGACTGGAAGCCTCAGCAGACGCCACTTCCAGAAGAGCCCTTCTGA
- the SPHK1 gene encoding sphingosine kinase 1 isoform X2 codes for MPKRAASRAWPKDLAGCPPPQGASSDSASAVSFPQDGAAAGNDAAASTAPAPGGEAEPHSRHRDARLRSTDKELKAGAAAAGSAPTSLGTPGQRVPQVEVMDPAGGPPNRLPRPCRVLVLLNPRGGKGKALQLFWSHVQPLLAQADVSFKLTLTERQNHARELVRAEELSRWDALVVMSGDGLMYEVVNGLMERPDWETAIRKPLCSLPAGSGNALAASLNHYAGYEQVTDKDLLTNCTLLLCRRSLAPVNLLSLQMASGQRLFSMLSLAWGFIADVDLDSEKFRRLGEMRFTVGTLLRLAALRVYQGQLAYLPIERVVSKMPTSPALDRQGPVDTYLVPLEEPVPSHWTMVSEQNFVLVLALLHSHLASEMFAAPMGRCAAGTMHLFYVRAGVSRAMLLRLFLAMEKGRHMECNCPYLVYEPVAAFRLQPKDGKGVFAVDGELMVSEAVQGQVHPNYIWMASGCVESPPSQEQQTPPDWKPQQTPLPEEPF; via the exons ATGCCCAAGCGCGCGGCTTCCCGCGCGTGGCCCAAGGATCTAGCTGGGTGCCCCCCGCCTCAGGGAGCTTCGTCGGACTCCGCCAGCGCTGTCTCCTTTCCCCAAGATGGGGCAGCCGCAGGGAATGACGCTGCTGCCTCGACAGCCCCGGCTCCGGGCGGGGAGGCCGAGCCCCACAGCCGGCACCGCGACGCCCGCCTGCGCAGCACAGATAAGGAGCTAAAGGCAGGAGCCGCCGCAGCGGGCAGCGCCCCGACATCGCTGGGGACCCCCGGGCAGCGGGTGCCTCAGGTCGAGGTTATGGATCCAG CGGGCGGCCCCCCGAACAGGCTCCCACGGCCCTGCCGCGTGCTGGTGCTGTTGAACCCGCGCGGGGGCAAGGGCAAAGCCCTGCAGCTCTTCTGGAGCCACGTGCAGCCCCTGCTGGCCCAGGCCGATGTCTCCTTCAAACTGACGCTCACTG AGCGGCAAAACCATGCCCGGGAGCTGGTTCGGGCGGAGGAACTGAGTCGCTGGGACGCACTGGTGGTCATGTCCGGAGACGGGCTGATGTACGAG GTGGTGAACGGGTTAATGGAGCGGCCTGACTGGGAGACTGCCATCAGGAAGCCCCTGTGTAGCCTCCCAGCTGGCTCTGGCAATGCGTTGGCAGCTTCTCTGAACCATTATGCCGG CTACGAGCAGGTGACTGATAAAGACCTCTTGACCAACTGCACACTGCTCTTGTGCCGCCGGTCGCTGGCGCCTGTGAACTTGCTGTCATTGCAGATGGCCTCGGGGCAGCGCCTCTTCTCCATGCTCAGCCTGGCATGGGGCTTCATTGCTGATGTAGATCTGGACAGTGAGAAGTTTCGGCGCCTGGGGGAGATGCGCTTTACTGTGGGCACCCTCCTACGCCTGGCAGCCCTGCGCGTCTATCAGGGCCAACTAGCCTACCTCCCCATAGAAAGGGTGGTCTCCAAGATGCCCACCTCACCTGCTCTGGACCGGCAGGGCCCTGTGGACACCTACCTCGTGCCCCTGGAGGAGCCAGTGCCCTCTCACTGGACCATGGTGTCTGAGCAGAACTTTGTGCTGGTGCTGGCTCTGCTGCACTCACACCTGGCTAGTGAGATGTTTGCTGCGCCCATGGGCCGCTGTGCTGCTGGCACGATGCATCTGTTCTACGTGCGGGCAGGTGTGTCCCGGGCCATGCTGCTGCGCCTCTTCCTGGCCATGGAGAAGGGGAGGCACATGGAGTGCAACTGTCCCTACTTGGTGTATGAGCCCGTGGCTGCCTTCCGCCTGCAGCCCAAGGATGGGAAGGGCGTGTTTGCTGTGGACGGGGAGTTGATGGTCAGCGAGGCTGTGCAGGGCCAGGTGCACCCAAACTACATCTGGATGGCCAGTGGCTGTGTGGAGTCCCCACCTTCTCAGGAGCAACAGACTCCACCTGACTGGAAGCCTCAGCAGACGCCACTTCCAGAAGAGCCCTTCTGA